One genomic window of Clostridioides sp. ES-S-0054-01 includes the following:
- a CDS encoding DNA-directed RNA polymerase subunit omega: MLKPSINEVLEKIDNRYYLVGTVSKRARKLIDGEEPYVSNKAKEKPVCVATKEVASGKITYRLLTEEEIEIEEARHHAEQHQQISEEE, from the coding sequence ATGTTAAAACCATCTATCAATGAGGTACTAGAAAAAATAGACAACAGATACTATTTAGTAGGGACTGTTTCAAAGAGAGCAAGAAAATTAATTGATGGAGAAGAGCCATATGTTTCAAATAAAGCTAAGGAGAAGCCTGTATGTGTAGCAACTAAAGAAGTTGCAAGTGGAAAAATAACATATAGATTACTAACAGAAGAAGAAATAGAGATAGAAGAAGCTAGACATCATGCTGAGCAACATCAACAAATTTCAGAAGAGGAGTAA
- a CDS encoding zinc metallopeptidase, translated as MYPVYGGFWGFDPTMVVLIPAILFALYAQFKVSSTTNKYLRVNTRRGYTGEQTARRVLDSNGLYDVSIEMVRGHLSDHYDPRRKAVRLSEDVYYGTSITSVAVAAHECGHAIQHAKGYAPLQIRSSLVPVVNFASSISWFLILIGFIMAGPFLKIGILLFSASVLFQIITLPVEFNASSRAIVQLGNLGIIDESESRQSRRVLSAAALTYVAAALVSILQLLRLLLIAQRRND; from the coding sequence ATGTACCCTGTATATGGCGGTTTTTGGGGATTTGACCCAACGATGGTTGTATTAATTCCAGCTATATTATTTGCTTTATATGCACAATTTAAAGTAAGTTCAACAACAAATAAGTATTTAAGAGTAAATACACGTAGAGGATATACTGGAGAGCAAACAGCAAGAAGAGTACTTGATTCAAATGGTTTGTATGATGTAAGTATAGAAATGGTTAGAGGGCATCTAAGTGACCATTATGACCCAAGAAGAAAGGCTGTAAGATTGTCAGAAGATGTGTATTATGGAACATCTATAACTTCTGTTGCAGTAGCTGCACATGAATGTGGTCATGCAATACAACATGCTAAAGGTTATGCACCTCTTCAAATAAGAAGTAGCTTAGTACCAGTAGTAAATTTTGCTTCAAGTATATCTTGGTTTTTAATACTTATAGGATTTATTATGGCTGGTCCATTTTTAAAAATTGGGATACTATTGTTTTCGGCTTCAGTGTTATTCCAAATAATAACATTGCCTGTAGAATTTAATGCTTCAAGTAGAGCAATCGTCCAACTTGGAAATTTAGGTATTATAGATGAGAGTGAGTCAAGACAAAGTAGAAGAGTGCTTTCAGCAGCAGCTTTAACATATGTTGCAGCAGCATTGGTTTCAATACTTCAATTACTTAGATTGTTACTAATAGCTCAAAGAAGAAATGACTAA
- the gmk gene encoding guanylate kinase, whose protein sequence is MFAKKGLLLVVSGPSGAGKGTICKELLKENDTIKLSVSATTRKPRTGEVDGVNYFFISKEKFEDMIKKGEFLEYAQIYDNFYGTPKAAIMECLENGQDVLLEIEMQGAKQIKEVCPEGVFIFVLPPSLKELKNRIVGRGTETEAEIEKRFSCAYEEIKMIKDYDYFILNEDVKTSAKEIEGIISSEKNKVSRYKNIIIEKFKEEL, encoded by the coding sequence ATGTTTGCGAAAAAAGGATTATTGCTAGTTGTATCAGGACCATCAGGTGCAGGAAAAGGTACTATTTGCAAAGAACTACTTAAAGAAAATGATACAATAAAACTTTCTGTATCAGCTACTACAAGAAAACCCAGAACTGGAGAAGTTGATGGAGTAAATTATTTCTTCATAAGCAAGGAAAAGTTTGAAGATATGATAAAAAAAGGTGAGTTTTTGGAGTATGCTCAAATTTATGATAATTTTTATGGAACTCCAAAAGCAGCAATAATGGAATGTTTAGAAAATGGACAGGATGTATTATTGGAGATTGAAATGCAAGGAGCAAAACAAATAAAAGAAGTTTGCCCAGAGGGAGTATTTATATTTGTACTACCACCATCACTTAAAGAACTAAAAAATAGAATTGTTGGAAGAGGTACAGAAACAGAAGCTGAAATAGAGAAGAGATTTAGCTGTGCATATGAAGAAATTAAAATGATTAAGGATTATGATTATTTTATACTTAATGAAGATGTAAAAACATCTGCTAAAGAAATAGAAGGTATAATATCATCTGAAAAGAATAAAGTTAGCAGATATAAAAATATTATAATAGAGAAATTCAAGGAGGAATTATAA
- a CDS encoding DUF116 domain-containing protein: MTDIKKYLTSVGILILILGILVGVVNFFIISLTQIFSLIINVIIMSLILIILCSTAVTYRVIKGKNVNSNIMKINFKIVSGLFPIISFIASSFGMSKSEIRRIYIKLNNEYIYSNKYNFNPEDIIILIPHCIQENSCKLKVTNDIDNCKECGRCNIGELIKLKERTNVKIFVATGGTLARKIIIDNKPKAVVAVACERDLTSGIQDIKKIPVLGVFNKRPNGPCVNTNVDMVDIEKTIDFLTGKSILACN; the protein is encoded by the coding sequence ATGACAGATATAAAGAAGTATTTAACAAGTGTTGGGATTTTAATTCTAATATTAGGGATTTTGGTAGGAGTTGTAAATTTTTTTATAATAAGTTTGACTCAAATATTTTCTTTAATAATAAATGTTATAATAATGTCGCTAATACTTATAATACTATGTTCAACAGCAGTTACTTATAGAGTAATTAAAGGAAAGAATGTTAACTCAAATATAATGAAAATAAATTTTAAGATTGTCAGTGGATTATTTCCTATTATATCTTTCATTGCATCATCCTTTGGTATGTCAAAAAGTGAGATTAGAAGAATATATATAAAGTTAAATAATGAATATATATACAGTAATAAATATAATTTTAATCCAGAGGATATAATAATTTTAATACCTCATTGTATTCAAGAGAATAGTTGTAAATTAAAAGTTACTAATGATATAGATAATTGTAAAGAATGTGGAAGATGCAACATAGGAGAACTAATTAAGCTAAAGGAAAGAACTAATGTAAAAATATTTGTAGCTACAGGAGGAACTTTAGCTAGAAAAATTATAATAGACAATAAACCTAAAGCTGTTGTAGCTGTTGCATGTGAAAGAGATTTGACATCTGGAATACAAGATATTAAAAAAATTCCTGTTTTAGGTGTATTTAACAAAAGACCTAATGGGCCTTGTGTAAATACTAATGTAGATATGGTAGATATTGAAAAAACTATAGACTTTTTAACAGGAAAAAGTATATTAGCTTGTAATTAA
- the rsmB gene encoding 16S rRNA (cytosine(967)-C(5))-methyltransferase RsmB, whose amino-acid sequence MDAREIGFKVLCDIEKNDNYSNIAINKHFKNLEMSDMDRGLATELIYGVIENKYYLDYIINKLSKIKVKKMSTYVKIFLRMGTYQILFLDSISDYAAVNETVKLSKKYDKKSSGFINAILRNEIRSKDTIMDITEEDSVKYLSIKYSYNSWIIKNWIEKFGQEFTEDLLEANNEKPSIYIRTNTLKISREELIKKLSEMGILCLKIPMVEEAIKVEKMKNIEKNELFKAGLFTIQDISSMIVGKVINPREGSFVLDVCSAPGGKSTHLATLMNNTGQVVARDIFEHKLKLIKSTVNRLGLKNVCIERFDASEIDKNSISKFDYVLADVPCSGFGIIRRKPEIKYKKEEELKDITFIQKKILENASKYVKIGGTLVYSTCTIQDVENINIVNSFVEENNNFEFTPIDTVNVDLDNQDKGYLKIYPNIHGTDGFFIAKLKRIR is encoded by the coding sequence ATGGATGCAAGAGAAATTGGATTTAAAGTATTATGTGATATAGAAAAAAATGATAATTACTCAAATATTGCAATAAATAAACATTTTAAAAACTTAGAAATGAGTGACATGGATAGAGGGCTTGCCACAGAATTAATATATGGAGTAATAGAAAATAAGTATTATTTAGATTATATAATCAATAAACTTTCAAAAATAAAAGTAAAAAAAATGTCAACTTATGTTAAAATCTTTTTAAGAATGGGAACATATCAGATTTTGTTTTTAGATAGTATATCTGATTATGCAGCAGTTAATGAAACTGTAAAACTATCTAAGAAATATGATAAAAAGTCTTCTGGTTTCATAAATGCCATTCTTAGAAATGAAATAAGAAGTAAGGATACTATAATGGACATAACTGAGGAAGATAGTGTAAAATACTTATCTATAAAGTATTCCTATAACTCTTGGATTATAAAAAATTGGATAGAGAAATTTGGACAAGAGTTTACTGAAGATTTGTTGGAAGCGAACAATGAAAAGCCTAGTATCTATATAAGAACAAATACACTTAAAATAAGTAGAGAAGAACTTATTAAAAAATTAAGTGAAATGGGCATTTTATGTTTAAAAATTCCTATGGTAGAAGAAGCTATTAAAGTCGAAAAAATGAAAAATATAGAAAAAAATGAATTATTTAAGGCTGGTTTATTTACAATTCAAGATATAAGTTCTATGATAGTAGGGAAAGTAATTAATCCAAGAGAAGGTTCATTTGTTTTGGACGTATGTAGTGCTCCTGGAGGGAAATCTACCCACTTAGCCACTTTAATGAACAATACTGGTCAAGTAGTAGCTAGAGATATTTTTGAGCATAAACTAAAGCTTATAAAGTCTACTGTAAACAGATTGGGACTTAAAAATGTATGTATAGAAAGATTTGATGCTTCTGAGATTGATAAAAATAGTATAAGTAAATTTGATTATGTTTTAGCAGACGTTCCTTGCTCTGGTTTTGGTATAATAAGACGTAAACCAGAGATTAAATATAAGAAAGAAGAAGAGTTAAAAGACATCACTTTTATACAAAAGAAAATTCTAGAAAATGCATCTAAGTATGTCAAAATTGGTGGAACTTTAGTATATAGTACATGTACAATTCAAGATGTGGAGAATATAAATATAGTTAATTCTTTTGTTGAAGAAAATAACAATTTTGAATTTACTCCGATTGATACAGTAAATGTAGATTTAGACAATCAGGATAAAGGATACTTAAAGATATATCCTAATATTCATGGTACAGATGGTTTTTTCATAGCAAAATTAAAAAGAATAAGGTAG
- the coaBC gene encoding bifunctional phosphopantothenoylcysteine decarboxylase/phosphopantothenate--cysteine ligase CoaBC — protein sequence MLKDKTVVIGISGGIAAYKACNVVSKLKKLNANIHVIMTKSATEFVKPLTFQSLSQNYVVEDMFEEPKTWEVEHISLAKKADLFLIVPASANVIGKIANGIADDMLTTTVMATKAQVLIAPAMNTNMYENPIVQKNIQTLKNFGYKFIEPESGRLACGDIGAGKLANPDAIVDEVLVNLTKEQDLKGQSIIVTAGPTVESIDPVRYLTNRSSGKMGYSIAREAISRGADVTLISGPTNLSIPQNLKKFVQIESAQDLYEAVVSNLSENKIVIQSAAVADYKPKTYSEKKIKKKNDDLSIELSRNYDIAYEIGKIKEDKILVGFAAETNDLIEHAKGKIKKKNLDFIVANDLTKEGAGFRADTNIVKIIDVEGNITEYPKMKKEEVANVILDKVKALLEK from the coding sequence ATGCTAAAAGATAAAACTGTTGTAATTGGCATAAGCGGAGGAATAGCTGCATATAAGGCTTGTAATGTTGTAAGTAAGTTAAAAAAACTAAATGCAAATATCCATGTTATAATGACAAAATCAGCAACAGAATTTGTTAAACCACTTACATTTCAATCACTAAGTCAAAATTATGTAGTAGAAGATATGTTTGAAGAACCAAAAACTTGGGAAGTTGAGCATATATCATTGGCAAAAAAAGCAGATTTATTCTTAATAGTACCAGCAAGTGCAAATGTTATAGGAAAGATTGCAAATGGGATAGCCGACGATATGTTAACAACTACTGTTATGGCAACCAAAGCACAGGTTCTGATAGCACCAGCTATGAATACTAATATGTATGAAAATCCAATTGTTCAAAAAAATATACAAACTTTAAAGAATTTTGGATATAAATTTATTGAACCAGAGAGTGGAAGACTTGCATGTGGAGATATTGGAGCAGGTAAATTAGCTAATCCAGATGCAATAGTGGATGAAGTTTTGGTAAACCTTACTAAAGAGCAAGATTTAAAGGGTCAGAGCATAATAGTTACAGCTGGTCCAACTGTAGAAAGTATAGACCCAGTAAGATATCTAACTAATAGGTCTTCTGGGAAGATGGGATATTCTATAGCGAGAGAAGCTATATCTAGAGGTGCTGATGTAACATTAATATCAGGCCCTACAAATCTTTCTATTCCACAAAATCTTAAAAAGTTTGTTCAAATAGAGTCAGCACAAGACTTGTACGAAGCAGTAGTATCAAATTTAAGTGAAAATAAAATCGTAATTCAAAGTGCAGCAGTTGCAGATTATAAACCAAAAACTTATTCTGAGAAAAAAATTAAAAAGAAGAATGATGATTTATCAATAGAACTAAGTAGGAATTACGATATTGCTTATGAAATAGGAAAAATAAAAGAAGATAAGATATTAGTAGGCTTTGCAGCTGAAACTAATGACCTTATAGAACACGCCAAAGGAAAAATAAAAAAGAAAAATCTAGATTTTATTGTGGCAAATGATTTAACCAAAGAGGGTGCTGGTTTTAGAGCTGATACTAATATTGTAAAAATAATAGATGTAGAAGGAAATATTACTGAGTATCCTAAAATGAAAAAAGAAGAAGTAGCCAATGTTATTTTAGATAAAGTTAAAGCATTGCTTGAGAAATAA
- the priA gene encoding primosomal protein N' codes for MNSRLNLSRGFTMKKYAKVIVRSNTIYTDNLFTYQIPVFLSDVIKIGHRILVPFGKGNKPTEAFVFQFTDSLDEKIKIKEIIDILDENPIFRKEDLELVYWMKNRYLCTYIECINLIYPKGYKLNNYKVVLLGENLSGLNDIELKEKISTLSDKNREIVEKVIDSKGKIKVDKLKYIPNLNSSLYAMNKNGIIKLCWEYKNHKNEKKVCYISLSLESDKIDDYIEQNKINVGSKQKEILTFLKNNKNVEINDLLDLLNASKQSINSLSKKKLITLEFKDYYREPKSIYKSILKNIKLNNEQQEAVDEIKSNMLLDDKKPYLIHGVTGSGKTEVYIEIIEFALSQGLDSIFLVPEIALTPQTIDRLKSRFGDLVGVFHSKLSEGEKHDVYKAVKAGKVRVLIGARSALFAPFNSLGLIIIDECHESSYKSEKNPKFNAIEVARFMALKNNLTLILGSATPSIEEYYRAKSGEYKLINIKSRANDKPLPNIEVVDMKDELDKGNRSIFSLKLQKEISCAIEENSQVILFLNRRGYANFVSCRKCGYVFQCENCDISLTYHKKRNIGRCHYCGYEKEIPKECPECKSNYVKPFGVGTQKIEEELKYIFPDIKTLRMDKDTTSKKGTLDEILNKFKDKEADVLIGTQMLSKGLDFENVTLVGILSADMILNFPDFKSFETTFQLITQVSGRAGRADKEGKVVLQTYDTEHYAIKHAIEYDYEGFYEDEIKIRKAFGYSPFNNMLSVVVSGEDEQLVVKNIKNMHASLIYLLEKRGINDLGFILGPNPCSISKINQNYRWQILFKDENIEINLLKGIIKYICITKRDLIFDKNINVSIDINPNSVL; via the coding sequence ATGAACAGTAGATTAAATTTAAGTAGAGGTTTTACAATGAAAAAATATGCAAAGGTAATAGTTAGAAGTAATACTATATACACAGATAATTTATTTACATATCAAATTCCTGTATTTTTATCTGATGTTATAAAAATTGGACATAGAATATTAGTACCATTTGGAAAAGGTAATAAACCAACAGAAGCCTTTGTATTTCAATTTACAGATAGCTTAGATGAAAAAATAAAAATAAAAGAAATTATTGATATATTGGATGAAAATCCAATATTTAGAAAAGAAGACTTAGAATTGGTTTATTGGATGAAAAATAGATATTTGTGTACTTATATAGAATGTATAAATTTGATATATCCAAAAGGATACAAACTAAATAATTATAAAGTAGTCTTATTAGGTGAAAATTTAAGTGGATTAAACGATATTGAATTGAAGGAAAAAATATCAACTTTAAGTGATAAAAATAGAGAAATAGTAGAAAAAGTAATTGATAGTAAAGGTAAAATTAAGGTTGATAAGTTAAAATATATACCAAATCTAAATAGTTCTTTGTACGCAATGAATAAAAATGGAATTATAAAATTATGTTGGGAATACAAAAATCACAAAAATGAGAAGAAAGTATGTTATATATCTTTGAGTTTGGAAAGTGATAAAATTGACGATTATATAGAGCAAAATAAAATAAATGTAGGAAGTAAACAAAAAGAAATATTAACTTTTCTTAAAAATAATAAAAATGTAGAGATAAATGATTTATTGGATTTATTAAATGCTTCAAAACAAAGTATAAACTCTTTAAGTAAGAAAAAGTTAATAACCCTAGAATTTAAGGATTATTATAGAGAACCAAAAAGTATTTACAAATCCATATTAAAAAATATAAAATTAAACAATGAGCAACAAGAAGCAGTTGATGAGATAAAATCGAATATGCTTTTGGATGATAAAAAACCATACTTAATTCATGGAGTAACTGGAAGTGGAAAAACTGAAGTTTATATAGAAATAATAGAATTTGCTCTAAGCCAAGGTTTAGACAGTATATTCTTAGTACCTGAGATAGCATTAACTCCTCAAACAATAGATAGGCTAAAGAGTAGGTTTGGAGATTTAGTTGGAGTATTTCACAGTAAACTATCTGAAGGAGAAAAACATGATGTTTATAAGGCTGTCAAAGCAGGTAAAGTAAGAGTTCTAATTGGAGCTAGGTCGGCTTTATTTGCACCTTTTAATTCTTTAGGCTTGATAATAATTGATGAATGTCATGAGTCATCATATAAGTCTGAGAAGAATCCAAAGTTTAATGCTATAGAAGTGGCTAGATTTATGGCGTTAAAAAATAATCTAACTCTTATTTTAGGTTCAGCTACACCTTCAATTGAAGAGTATTATAGGGCAAAATCTGGAGAATACAAACTTATAAATATAAAGAGTAGAGCAAATGATAAACCTCTTCCAAATATTGAAGTGGTAGACATGAAAGATGAGCTAGATAAAGGAAATAGAAGCATATTTAGTTTGAAATTACAAAAAGAAATAAGTTGTGCGATTGAAGAAAATAGTCAAGTGATACTGTTTTTAAATAGAAGAGGTTATGCAAATTTTGTATCTTGTAGAAAATGTGGATATGTGTTCCAATGTGAAAATTGTGATATATCTTTAACTTATCATAAGAAAAGGAATATTGGAAGATGCCACTATTGTGGATATGAGAAAGAAATCCCAAAAGAGTGTCCTGAATGTAAAAGTAACTATGTTAAGCCATTTGGAGTTGGAACTCAAAAGATTGAGGAGGAATTAAAATATATTTTTCCAGATATAAAAACTTTGAGAATGGATAAGGATACAACTTCAAAAAAAGGTACTTTAGATGAGATACTAAATAAATTTAAAGATAAAGAAGCGGATGTACTGATTGGAACGCAGATGTTAAGTAAAGGGCTGGATTTTGAAAATGTAACTTTGGTAGGTATTTTATCTGCTGATATGATACTAAATTTTCCAGATTTTAAAAGCTTTGAAACTACATTTCAATTGATAACTCAAGTTTCTGGAAGAGCAGGGAGAGCTGATAAAGAAGGAAAAGTAGTGCTTCAAACTTATGATACTGAACACTATGCTATTAAACATGCTATTGAGTATGATTATGAGGGTTTTTATGAAGATGAGATAAAAATAAGAAAAGCATTTGGATATTCTCCTTTTAATAACATGTTGAGTGTAGTTGTTAGTGGGGAAGATGAGCAATTAGTAGTAAAAAACATAAAAAATATGCATGCATCATTGATTTATTTATTAGAAAAAAGGGGTATAAATGATTTAGGATTTATATTAGGTCCAAATCCATGTTCAATATCAAAAATAAATCAAAATTATAGGTGGCAGATACTCTTTAAAGATGAAAATATTGAAATTAATCTGTTAAAGGGTATAATAAAATATATATGTATAACAAAACGAGATTTGATATTTGATAAGAATATCAATGTATCTATAGATATTAATCCAAACAGTGTATTATAA
- a CDS encoding methionyl-tRNA formyltransferase yields MKIVFMGTPDIAVPCLQKIIDEKYEILGVVTQPDKPKGRGKKLGMSPVKELAIENNIPVYQPIKARDKEFIDTMKSLNPDVIVVVAFGQILPKGILEIPRLGCINVHVSLLPKYRGAAPINWVIINGEEKTGVTTMYMDEGLDTGDMILKTEVNLDDNITAGELHDKMMNIGAETLKETLKLIEEGTAPREVQNHEEFSYAPIMNKSLGNIDFSKSAREIHNLVRGVNPWPSAYTTYNGVIMKVWKTKVLDEKSTKGAGTIIDVSKEGIKVSTIDKVLLIEEIQMPNKKRMLVGEYIKGNTIETGLVLG; encoded by the coding sequence ATGAAAATAGTATTTATGGGAACTCCTGATATAGCAGTTCCTTGTTTACAAAAAATAATAGATGAGAAGTATGAAATATTAGGTGTTGTAACTCAACCAGATAAACCAAAAGGAAGAGGTAAAAAACTGGGTATGAGTCCAGTAAAAGAACTGGCAATTGAAAATAATATACCTGTATATCAACCAATCAAGGCTAGAGATAAAGAATTTATAGATACAATGAAATCTTTAAATCCAGATGTAATAGTGGTTGTAGCTTTTGGGCAGATACTTCCAAAAGGAATATTAGAGATTCCTAGACTTGGATGTATAAATGTTCATGTTTCTTTACTTCCAAAATATAGAGGTGCGGCACCTATAAATTGGGTAATAATAAATGGTGAAGAAAAGACTGGTGTTACAACTATGTATATGGATGAAGGTCTAGATACTGGAGATATGATACTAAAGACAGAAGTAAATCTTGATGATAATATAACAGCAGGAGAACTTCATGATAAAATGATGAATATAGGAGCAGAAACATTAAAAGAAACATTAAAGTTAATTGAAGAAGGAACTGCTCCAAGAGAAGTACAAAATCATGAGGAATTTTCTTATGCTCCAATAATGAATAAATCATTAGGTAATATAGACTTTTCAAAAAGTGCTAGGGAAATACATAATTTAGTTAGAGGTGTAAATCCATGGCCAAGTGCTTATACTACCTATAATGGTGTTATAATGAAAGTTTGGAAAACTAAAGTGTTAGATGAAAAAAGCACCAAAGGTGCAGGTACAATAATTGATGTAAGCAAAGAGGGTATAAAAGTAAGCACTATAGATAAGGTGCTTTTAATTGAAGAAATTCAGATGCCAAATAAAAAGAGAATGTTGGTTGGTGAATATATAAAAGGGAATACTATAGAAACTGGTTTAGTATTGGGTTAG
- a CDS encoding diaminopimelate epimerase: MKFWKLHGIGNDFIAVDGRFDQIDPSDYTVLAKKVCHRRFSVGADGLLVVKNSKVADVEMVYYNSDGSRAAMCGNGLRCFCKFVYDNCIVRKENFTVDTLDGIKDIKINLINGEINSIRVNMGEGSFRAKDVPVLAGKERFVQESIRVLDREFKVTSMLMGVPHTVVIVDELDVDDVCKYGKEIENNKIFPEKTNVNFVKVEDKYNIHVYTWERGCGYTLGCGTGMTASAIVCNLLNMVESSVNVTSQGGTVKIDVGDFSYMTGSAVKICEGVLEV, translated from the coding sequence ATGAAATTTTGGAAACTACATGGAATAGGGAATGATTTTATAGCAGTAGATGGAAGATTCGACCAAATAGACCCATCTGATTATACTGTTTTAGCAAAAAAAGTATGCCATAGAAGATTTTCTGTAGGAGCGGATGGATTGTTAGTTGTGAAAAATTCAAAAGTTGCAGATGTAGAAATGGTATATTATAATTCTGATGGTTCAAGAGCAGCTATGTGTGGAAATGGTCTTAGATGTTTTTGTAAATTTGTTTATGATAATTGTATAGTCAGAAAAGAAAATTTTACAGTAGATACATTAGATGGGATAAAAGATATAAAAATAAATCTTATTAATGGAGAAATAAACTCTATAAGAGTCAACATGGGAGAAGGAAGCTTTAGAGCTAAGGATGTTCCTGTACTTGCAGGGAAAGAACGTTTTGTGCAAGAAAGTATAAGAGTTTTAGATAGAGAATTTAAAGTTACTTCTATGTTGATGGGGGTTCCTCATACAGTAGTTATAGTAGATGAGCTAGATGTAGATGATGTTTGTAAATATGGAAAAGAGATTGAAAATAATAAAATTTTTCCTGAAAAAACGAATGTAAATTTTGTAAAGGTAGAAGATAAGTATAATATACATGTTTATACTTGGGAAAGAGGTTGTGGATATACTCTAGGTTGTGGGACTGGTATGACTGCATCAGCAATAGTGTGCAATCTACTTAATATGGTAGAAAGTAGTGTAAATGTAACTTCTCAAGGTGGAACAGTTAAAATAGATGTAGGAGATTTCTCTTATATGACAGGTTCAGCAGTAAAAATATGTGAAGGTGTTTTGGAGGTTTAA
- the def gene encoding peptide deformylase yields the protein MALRQIVQIGEPVLRKKSKKVEKIDEKIIQLLDDMAETMYNADGVGLAAPQVGILKRVVVIDIGEELIELINPEIIETSGEQIDEEGCLSVVGEAGDVRRPNYVKVRALDRNGKTIELEGEELLARAFCHEIDHLDGILFVDRIEK from the coding sequence ATGGCTTTAAGACAAATAGTTCAAATAGGAGAACCGGTATTAAGAAAGAAATCAAAAAAGGTTGAAAAAATTGATGAAAAGATAATACAATTATTAGATGATATGGCAGAAACTATGTATAATGCAGATGGTGTTGGATTAGCTGCACCTCAAGTTGGAATCTTAAAAAGAGTAGTAGTAATAGATATTGGAGAAGAGCTTATAGAACTTATAAATCCTGAAATAATAGAAACATCTGGGGAGCAAATAGATGAGGAAGGGTGCTTAAGTGTTGTTGGAGAAGCTGGAGATGTTAGAAGACCAAATTATGTAAAAGTTAGAGCTTTAGATAGAAATGGTAAAACAATAGAGTTAGAAGGAGAAGAACTTTTGGCTAGAGCATTTTGTCATGAAATAGACCACTTAGATGGAATTCTATTTGTTGATAGAATAGAAAAGTAG
- a CDS encoding YicC family protein, whose amino-acid sequence MAISMTGFGRGEYKDDNYYFLVECKTINHKYSDINIRLPRKISFLEDKVRNLVKNYVKRGRVDLYIKFDLLGKEDVNLNFDEVLASQYIDILREIKNKFDIIDDISVMNVAKFPDIVKIEEKEEDEDLLWSMLNRAVEDALIKLREMRSEEGKKLAEDITMRCDLLKNHIEEIEKYSSSVVEDYREKLNLRISELLDDPSIIDENRLAQEVAIYADKSSITEEIVRFKSHIGQLKNTIFKDDSIGRKIDFLIQEMNRETNTIGSKSSDINITNLVVEVKSELEKIREQIQNIE is encoded by the coding sequence ATGGCTATAAGTATGACTGGTTTTGGAAGAGGAGAATACAAGGATGATAATTATTACTTTTTAGTAGAGTGTAAAACGATAAATCATAAGTATTCAGATATAAACATACGTCTTCCAAGAAAAATTTCATTTTTAGAGGATAAGGTTAGAAATTTAGTAAAAAATTATGTAAAAAGAGGAAGAGTAGATTTATACATAAAATTTGACTTATTAGGCAAAGAAGATGTAAACTTAAACTTTGATGAGGTATTAGCATCTCAATATATAGATATACTAAGAGAAATAAAAAATAAATTTGACATTATAGATGATATTAGTGTTATGAATGTTGCAAAGTTTCCTGATATTGTGAAAATAGAAGAAAAAGAAGAAGATGAAGATTTATTGTGGTCAATGTTGAATCGAGCAGTTGAAGATGCATTAATCAAATTAAGAGAAATGAGAAGTGAAGAAGGTAAAAAATTAGCTGAAGATATTACCATGAGATGTGATTTATTAAAAAATCATATAGAAGAAATTGAAAAATATTCAAGCAGTGTTGTAGAAGATTATAGAGAAAAATTAAATTTGAGAATAAGTGAATTATTGGATGACCCAAGTATAATAGACGAGAATAGATTAGCACAAGAGGTTGCAATATATGCAGATAAAAGCAGTATAACAGAAGAAATAGTTAGATTTAAAAGTCATATAGGGCAACTTAAAAATACTATATTTAAAGACGACTCTATAGGTAGAAAAATAGATTTCTTAATACAAGAGATGAATAGAGAAACTAACACTATAGGTTCGAAGTCATCTGATATAAATATAACTAATTTAGTAGTGGAAGTAAAAAGCGAATTAGAAAAAATAAGAGAACAAATACAAAATATAGAGTAA